gtctggtctacacagtgagttccagggtggCCTGACACCAGAATGAGATTTTATATCAAGAAATGTGAGGAAAGGGAaataggaagggagggaggaagaaatttATCTTAACACACGGTGATAGAAATCAGGGGCCTAGTCACTCCCTAGCCAGCATTCTGGGATGGGATGCACTGCGACCCCTTGTTCTTAGTTCACACATTCCCTGCTGTCCTTATCCACCCAACAAAATCCACCTAAACAGCACATACTCTTGCTGTTGTTGAGAAacggtttcatgtagcccaggctggccagctTATAactatggatggatggatggcttgAATCTCtggtcctcctccttctgcctagTAGAGTCCTAACAAAGGTAGCATAGGCATTCGCCATCACCCACAGTGACATTCTTTGGTTCCTGCTATGGTATACCTAAGACTTGGGCAAGTACAtgatacaagaagaaaaagaattgttcTCTCAGCAGCTAGGCTAGACCTTTAACCTACTATTCTAGCATCGCCCACACACTGCCTGACACACAGGTACCcagtgctccctcctccctctccctactaCCCTCTGACTTCTCCATGGAGGAGGCAAGTGTTCAAActcctggtttctctctctttggCTTTCATTCCTtccacactcctcctcctcctcccttcatcaGTCACCTCGAAATCCTTTCTCTCTGCCAAaggttctccttctccctctcaacactctcttccccttctcctggacCCTCTTAGATTCTGGCTGAAGAGAGAAGTCAAGTCGCATACATAACCCTGGGCCTGCCCCAACAATCCCAGGCTCTAGGTGCTCAGTGAGAGGCCCTCAATCCTTTCAGGGGAAGGCAGAAAATTCTGGCTTCTGCTCACAGTAGCCTTGCAGTTCAGCAGAGCACCAGCAAGCAGGGTCCACAGACCCATCCAGAGATGACGAGAACTTTACAGTGTCTGAACTTCTATATCAGTGTCCTCTTTTCAGTGTTCAGTCATGACTCTGGGCCATGTGAGGTTTTCTTCTGTTTACAGATAGGGAAATAGATGGAGGGAGTGTACCTAAATTTCCTCCTAAGGTATGGTGGACCAGAGACACTAGCGGTCTATTACAACACTAAAACACTCGCGTTTTCGAGCATCaagcctttttccttccttccatgctgGGCAGGGAATCCAGCACTTGTCACAGAgtaagcaagtgctctatcactgagctacacagTCAACGTCCATCTCTAAAAGTTTACTCACAGCAACCCTACAGCGTTGACAGCTTCCCTGCAGGAGAATCTGCAGTTCAGAGAGGGGAAAGGGCTCGTTTTGAAGCCACAAAGCTCCAAAGAAAGGGgcgtggggaggaggaggagaagaaacagcaccaccagctagtggggggctggagaggggcgGTGGAAATGCAGGCCAGGACTAGCTGCGACACTTGGAGTCAGGCTCCGCCTCTTGACCTTGTTCTCTGCCCGCTGGGAAGTGGAGAGCTTCAAgggatggggggggtggggagcagtctTAGCTCGACCCTGGCCACTGACAAGTTGGGCGCACACCTTGGGGTGTGGCTTCTTTGGGTGGCTGACGGCCTTGAACTCCGGATTAAGGGGCCCAGGCCAGAGAAAAGCCCCAGAGACTCAAAAGACTTTGACCAGGAAGGTTGGAACACGGAAAAGAGCCCGAGGAAGCGTGTGAAGGAACGGGCGCAGCTTCTTCCTGTGCAGGTCAAGACCTTTGGTTGGCACTGAAGGAATCCCTCAAAAGCCGCGGGAGGGCACAGGGCTCGGGGGAGGGGCAGGTCTCTGCAGCTTCCTTGAGGGCAGGACCAGAAATAAGGCGGGGTCCGGACCTGAGTCTGCCTGTGACACTCGGGACACTGCAAGCCTCCTGCAGCTGCGAGGGCCCCGGGAGGCCCGCGCTTTCTCAGAAAGTGAAAGGAGTGGGCAGGGGGCGCggccggggcggggcggggcggggccgggcggGCGTTGCCGAGGCTCCGCCTCGGGGCAGTCCCAAGCCCCAGGCGCTGAGCGTCTCCAGTCCCCGCCGCGCCGCGGGCTGGTGGGCTCGGCTGCCGCTCCGTTGTCGGGAGATGACCCTGCCCGGACACCCGACGGGCATGGCGCGGCCACGGGGCGCGGGGCCCTGCAGCCCCGGGTTGGAGCGGGCTCCGCGCCGGAGCGTCGGGGAGCTGCGCCTGCTCTTCGAAGCGCGCTGCGCCGCAGTCGCCGCCGCAGCGGCCGCAGGGGAGCCCCGGGCCCGCGGGGCCAAGCGGCGTGGGGGACAAGTGCCTAACGGGCTCCCGCGTGCTGCCCCTGCTCCGGTGATCCCGCAGCTCACTGTGACAAGCGAGGAGGATGTGGCCCCGGCCAGCCCCGGGCCGCCGGACCGAGAGGGGAACTGGCTCCCAGCTGCGGGGTCGCACCTGCAGCAGCCACGCCGCCTCTCCACCTCGTCCCTCTCCTCCACCGGCTCCTCGTCGCTGCTTGAGGACTCGGAGGACGATCTGCTGAGCGACAGCGAGAGCCGGAGCCGCGGCAACGTGCAGCTGGAAACCAGCGAGGACGTGGGGCAGGTACGGGCCGCGGGGGCGGGGCCAGCGGGGGCTGCGCGCCGGGGACTCCGCTCCCAGCTCTGCTCCGACCGCTTTGCTTCCCCCGCCGAGAGCCCAAGCCGGGGGCAGGGGACATGGGGATGGAGAGGGACCCCAGGACGACCTCTCGCCTTGGTTCTTTTTTGGGGGCTAGGCAGGCGATGGTAGCTGAGCGCTTGGGCGTCTAAAGGAGGTTGAGGAGTACGCGACCCACGGAGCGGGAGCCAGCGGGTCCGCGGGCATACCTGGGTAACTGtcaggtagggctggagagatcagaGCCGGGTAGCCTTACCCTGGGAGCCCTGAGAGAGAAAGGGGCGCGTgagcttttctctctcctccccctctcggTGCCGCGGCCCCACCCCCGCCGTTGCCACGGTTTCCCTCTCCTGAGTGGGAGTGGAGCGGAGCTCCTGGCTCGGCTCCGGAGCCGCTGCCGTCTGCTCCCCGCGCGCGCACGAGGCGTGGATGCGGGAAGGGAGGGGCGCGGGGCTAGAATGGAGCGGAACCAAGATCCACCTGCTGCGCCCCCCTCCTCGCCCTGGCCTACTGCTCCTAAGTTACGGGAAGGTAAACTGAGTCTGGCAGGAGCTTGCTAGTCTCTGTCTGTAGTGGGGTAAAAGTTCCCGGGCCTAATTAACCGTCAGATATCACCCGCCAATATTAGGTGAAGTCATTATTCGTGGTATGGCCCTCCTTTACTGGAGGTTGAACTCGGGGCCTCAAACACGGTAGGCAAGCATAACCGCCACTGAGCTACATTACATCCTCAGCCCTCTTTTCATGACACTAATTTGCCAAGTTACAGTGAAACACAGTCTTGTACTTGCGATCCTTCTGTTTCAGTAATCTCCCTTGTTTTAACCATGGCCAGATAACTaaatgaactgcctgaggactgTGCCGCGTTGCTCTAGATTTTACGCAAGCGTTCCtccagtggaaagagagagaccGGGAACGCCCCACTCTGGCCAGAAGGTCGGAGTCCTGGTGACTTCGTAAGACGCGCGCCCGGGTTGCCTAGACGCCTTGAGAGAGAAGAGCGCTGAGGTGTGGCCTGGGCCCTCTGGAACCCGGCATCCCTGCACACTAGGACTGGACCGAGCGAGGGAGGCAGTGTAACAACTCCAAGTGGCACTGTGACTCAGAGACTTACAATACAAAAGAGAAGGGGGGGCTCACAGCAGGTTGTCGTCCCCCCACTTCCCATCATCAGGTGTAGGTGCGGGGGCTCAGTCACGAGTCCGCTGCGCCCCTAGTCCTGACAAGTCAGAGTATGATCGGGTACGGTGGTCGTCCTTGGGGCGACTCTAGACTACGTACTGAGGCGAATGTCGCCGAGGTTCCCCCAAAACCTTGGCTTGTGAGCAGTGGGAGGACCTCTGAAGAACCTCAACGGTAGAGCGGCCACTCCCCTGCTCTAATCTCAGACACCTTGTGAAGGGCGCGACCGGTGAGAGCTGGGAGGACCCAGGCTGGGGCGCAGGCACACCCGCTTCCCTGTTCCGTCGGCCAGGACCCCCTAAGTGCTCAGGGCGAGGCTGTGCGGGGGAGGACCCGCAGTCTAAATCTGGGTCCAGTGTAGGTAGCTCCCGAAGGGGTCAGGACATCCAGGAGAAGCCCAAACTAGCGGTTCCCTGCAAGTCTTCATCTGCCTTTCTCACCCTGGTCCTCGGCTTCTCCAGGAACCCGCAGGAGTAGGTCCAGATGGCCTCTCCGGGCCCTTTCAAACTCCCAGGTTGTCTCCCAGGCTTCCCAACCCCCAGCCCGCCGGGGCCTCCCCAAAGGCAAACAGCTCGGGAGCCGCAGATAAGCCTGGAGCTGTTGACAGAGGCTGCCTGCGTCTGCGTGGAAGGGCTGGGAGCGGACTTTGCCTCACAGCAGGCCCCACACACGCCTGCTCGGGCCGCCTTTTAGGGCTTCCCcggtcaggaagcagagcgaCTCCCACTGACCGTTAAGGATGCACCTGGGGAAAGATAAGGTGCCAGCATTCTAGGGCTGCAGTCTAGCCAGCCAGCACCTCACACCCGACCTAGAAGGCTCTGCCGGTCTCAGCCAGGTTCTACGACCTTTCCTTTACTTCCTAGTCGCTTGCACAGCCTGCTCGGGGCAGGACATGAAGGGCTGGCCTGGACGCTTTGCTCCCTCCAGCGGCCCTTTTCTCTGATAGAAGGAAAATTCAGGAACAAGAAAAGCTGAGGAACcaagggagaagcaggaggcctACTCCAAGGGCAGGTGCTGTGACTCTAAGGCCTTGGCTGTCTCCTCAGACATTTGTGGGAGTGACCCTAGCAGAAGAGAGGGTGTGTTGATTCTTTTTCATCTGATTTTATTGTCTCAATGACTCAGGCTAGGTAAGGAGACCTGGATGCTGTCCCCTCCTGGACTCAACCCCCACACATCATTTTTCACTAATTATAGAGCAGAATTTAGGTTAAcagacttcctttttaaaaagcaaatgccCATGGGAAGGTGAAGTCGTGGGTCACTTATACCTTAGTGCAAATCATTTAGTAAATTTAAATTGATTGCTCTCCCCACCATCACCACAGGGAGTGCTAGTTTGATAGGACAATTGGAACATTGGGAGGGTGTTGGGCTGGCAGAAATTTCAACCAGGATTGGTGACTCTATAGGAACAGAGTgaatctcaaccttcctaatgccgcaaCCCTTTagtgcagttcctcatgctgtggtgaaccccaaccaccataacatttttattgctgcttcataactgtaagtttgctactgttatgaatcataatgtaaatatctgtgttttctggcgGTCaaacaacccctgtgaaagatTTGTCCCTCCCAAGGGGTTGAGATCCACAGTTGAGAACCTCTGtgatagagacagagaacaggatGGAACTAAAGACAGAGGAAAAGCTGAGGTCCGGTAGCGAATAGGCTGTCTGGATCCATGTGAGGGGCAGATGTCCACAAGGCTTCCAAACAGCTTAGACAAGGAAGAGGTCTAAGGCCAGGACACAGCAAGTCCCTACTTATGGAGACACTCATCTGTAATGAAGAGAAGTTATCAGAGGGGCCTCCTTTGTCATCAGCAGAGGACACAGGCTTCTTGACCTTTATACCAAATGTCCAGGCAGCCTATGGTTGGTGGAAGCAGTCTCTCCTTGGAGGGAGGGGTGGACCATATCTTCCCTGATGTTATGAGCCAAAATCTTCACCCACCCAACAACCCAAGAGAGACTGTCTAGCAGGCCTTTTGGATTTACTTGTTTGTGAGTGCGTTATGCTCCCTGCAAAAGGAACCATTCTTCAGAGGAAGCTGGCCATGAGTTGGCTTCTATGGCGCTTACAACTGGATCCACATCACTGGCAAGGGAGCTACACCTTGTTATAAGAAGCTTCAGGAGCTGACTATGGGAGGCTCCGCTGAGATGATGGGCAGGAAAGCTCTTTGTTTCCTGCAGGGATAGAATCTGCTGCTGTTTGTTCTACAAGACTCACAAAACCAAGGCAGGGAGGGTGGGGAATGGCTCTATTCCATATCAGCTCAGAGACTAGTCCATACTGTTACCACGCATTAACCAGTCAACCAAGCAGGTagcatacacatttttttttttttcggagctggggaccgaacccagagccttgtgcttgctaggcaagcgctctaccactgagctaaacccccaaccccagcatgcaCATTTTTAAAGACCTATCTCAATGTTTCTCAGCCTGGCCTCAGATTCCTGGGTTCACATAATCTTCCTTTTCCAACCTGCCAAGTAGCTAGGACTAcagccatgcaccaccatgtccaatGAGCCGGCTTCCGTGAGGCTTCTCCTGAGCCTTCGTCCTTTCACTgaaagtagatctctgagttcaaggccagccagggctacacacacacaaataaagaaaccCTATgttggaagggggaggggagtgggaagggagagaggaaggaaggaaggaagaaatcacaaaacCTCCAAAGGAAGGATGGTGAAGTTCCCTCACACAGCACAAGCTGGTCCTCCCACCAGGATGACTTGAGAACTAAATGTACCCTGGTTAAATTCCTTCTTGCCCCGCCCTCCCTTAAAGTTTTGTTAGGTTTTTCAAATCACCCAAGCCTTTCACCGTTAAAAGTAATAAGAGGAAGGCCCCCTAGGTTGACCTCAGAGGTTAAAACCTTCATAACACCCTCTAGCTATAAATGTTTCACCCTGTAAAAGCATATAAAAACTGCTAGCTGATTGGCTCGTGGTGAGGAAGTTGGGCATAAGTGGGAGTCTGGAACCAGGGCATGATGATGCTAACGTGGATGAGCCTTGATTTCCTTGTGTGGTGATCCAGGTCATATTCATGCTGTGTAGGGCATCAAGAGCACATTGAATATGAGAGAAGAGGTCCAGGATACTTCTGCTAAATACATATGCTACATATCACCTTCCTGGAATTTTACTTGAGGATTTGGAAGGAAGGGCGTTTTATAATAAAACTTGGATTtattatgcagcaaaatgcaaaCCTTGTAtgtatttaaagatttataaaaGGAGTTTTGAAAGATGTCATGTTTCTAGTGGGCTGCTTCTGGCTACACCCCCAGATCCCTGGGGATTGGACATGTGATCACGCCCTAGTGTGCCATGTTGGGAAAGTGAGAGCAATGGTGACCGTGGGAAGATGAGAGGCTGTAGGGGATGCAGCAGGCAGGCAGTAAACAGTGGGGGGCTCGTGCTAGGGCAGCTGCTACACCTCCCGGAAGAAATGGCACTTGCTTGGATCACTGAGCTAGAAATCGAAGGAAGTGAGGACTAAAAGCAATCTCTCACTCCCTACCCAGTGCCTTGTCACCAACTCCACTTCTTTTTCCATAGGCAAGGCTTTCTGGTCAATAGACTTCTGCTACTTAAGCTACCTCCTCATTTCTTAGCATTCCCTTTGGCAAGGAGGCTGGTTTCAAGATACATACATGAGCCACCCTCGAATGTCAAAGAGCAGACACAAGACTGCTGAATTTGGGGTAGAGGGTGGAAATGTCGAGATTGGGTGGAAGGCAGGGTAATGGCCATGAGGCGAGAAATAACGCCCCCAAATACCTACACTCACGGCGGTTTTCTCTGAGGTCTTCTACTTTGCACTCACTGGTCAGACTTTCTGTTTCTTGATCCAGATCACAGCCAAGGATGCCTTGGGCTTTTGGCTTTCTTGTTTGGCTTACTAAAGAAGTGTGTGGGATCCGGGAACAGCTAGAGGGTCCTAGGGAGCCTCAGGCCATTCTTTTCACAAGCCCTGGCAGGCTGGCCTCCCTTCCCTGGTCCTGTCTGAAGAGTTGATTGTGGTCGGTGTGCCCTCCTAAGTGAGAAAACCAGGTCCCACGTGAGTAAATCCAGTATCTAAATTTGGCCCAATTTTCTCTAGGAGTTGGGTGGAGGGAGTCAAACTCAGTTCATTCATTACAACAGTGCTGAAAGCCTAATTGTTTCCCCATTTCACAGgtgaagaaaaaataatgcacataagcattttttttaatgtagatatGCAGAATTTTAGTTCCATCCCTGGCTTATACAAGATGTCCCCCGTGATCTCACAATCAGCATCAAGTGATTCCTGATATTCACAGAGTTCAAAAATCTTGACAGAGCCTACTCACTAGTAGAGCTAGGTTTAACCCTGAGCCCTCTAGTGCTGAATCCCTGAATGCTTTCAGACTATCCGAGTAGCTAGAAGGAACTTTTCTCTGCCTGTCTCAGTGCCTGCCACACTGGTTCGCATTTTCTTTGGGTAGGCAGCTGAGTGAGTGAATAGCAAATGCTTGCATGAACCAGTGCTTCTGGTGGGACGGGGCCAAGTTGAATTCCTGCTTTAGAGGGACATTACTGAGATACTGACTTGCAGACCTGGACTTGTTGCTTTCAGAAAAGCCATTGGCAGAAGATCCGTACCATGGTCAACCTGCCCGTCATGAGTCCTTTCAAAAAGCGCTACTCCTGGGTGCAGTTAGCAGGGCACACAGGTGAGCATCATTGCAGCTGGGTGATGTCGCTTTGACAGGAAGGTGTGGGCAGTTCTAACTGGTGACCCTGTGCAGGGAGTTTCAAAGCTGCGGGCACCAGCGGCCTGATCCTGAAGCGCAGCTCGGAGCCTGAACACTACTGCCTGGTGCGGTTGATGGCTGATGTGCTGCGTGGGTGTGTGCCGGCCTTCCACGGTGTGGTCGAGCGGGATGGTGAAAGCTACTTACAGTTACAGGACCTGCTTGATGGCTTCGATGGGCCTTGCGTGCTTGACTGCAAGATGGGTGTCAGGTTTGTGTCCCCTCTCTCTTGGTTGGGCAGAATCAATCCGGGAACCAAGGACTGGGATAAAAGCTCATATGCCTGGTCCCTGCCCGCACCTCACAGAACTTACCTGGAAGAAGAGCTGACCAAAGCCCGAGAACGGCCCAAGCTGCGAAAGGACATGTATAAGAAAATGCTGGCCGTGGACCCCGAGGCGCCTACTGAGGAGGAGCATGCGCAGCGCGCCGTCACAAAACCTCGCTACATGCAATGGCGCGAAGGCATCAGCTCCAGCACTACACTCGGCTTCCGCATCGAGGGCATCAAGGTGGGTCAGGTTCCCCTCACTTTGCATGACCTCTCTTCTGCCCCATCTTCAGTGCTCATGAGCTCCAGCCTCGACCTCCCCAAGAGACACCCTCTGatagccatctcttcatccccagAGGTTAAGCCCCCGGGGAGGTACCACTGCCCTTTGCATGATCCTCTCTCCCCTCAGATGGGTCCTGGTCTCTGACACTCCTTGCCCACCTCCTTCAGAAAGCTGATGGATCTTGCAGTACTGATTTCAAAACTACACGAAGCAGAGAGCAAGTGACTCGAGTCTTTGAGGAGTTCATGCAAGGAGATGCTGAAGTGCTGGTGAGAGGAGGCCCCTAGAGCCTTGAGGGTTGGGCGCTCTTGTTTACAAGGGTGCCTCTTGGCGAGTGTCCTCACCTATGCTGTGCCCAGTGGTAGCACTTCCCTTGTGGTACTGTCattgtttttcctcctctcctatgTGAGCCACATGGTGTCTGTGTCTTCCCCACGACAGTGTTTGTTAGGCAAGTCGAAATAGATGCATGGTGCTTCCCAGAGTCAGCAGAGCCGCCCTCGGTGTGACATTAATCTGTCCACTCTGACCCTTCCTTCCAGAAGAGGTATCTGAACCGCCTACAGCAGATCCGGGATACCCTGGAGATCTCTGATTTCTTTAGACGGCACGAGGTAAGAGGTGGGTGGGCTCAGGACCTGGGTTTGTGCTTTATGAGGTTAAGAATGGGAAAGTGGGGTGTTTCTGGGAAAGGCGGGTGGCCTGACTGCCATGGCGGTCGGCAGGTGATTGGCAGCTCACTCCTCTTCGTGCATGACCATTGCCATCGTGCTGGCGTGTGGCTCATCGATTTTGGCAAGACCACGCCTCTCCCCGATGGCCAGATCCTGGATCATCGGAGGCCCTGGGAGGAGGGCAATCGTGAGGACGGCTATTTGCTGGGGCTGGACAATCTCATTGGCATCTTGGCCAACCTGGCTGAGAGATGAGGCTGGGCCCTTTTCCCTCAGCTTGGGCCAGCTGGTCAGAGATGTGGACCTGTGGCTGCATCCCCACCATGCATGCCGGCAAGAGACTGGAACCCCGCTGGGCGGGCAGTTCACATGGTCCTGGAGGACCAGGTGCCATGCACTAAGGGGGCGTAGTACATTAGGAGCTGGCTTCTACACAAGCCTGTTTCCCAGAGCTGAGTGACACTAATTTataggagaggaaggaaacagtGGGCTTCTCCCCCAGCCCAGCTCTTGTCAAGTGACTTTGCACCTCTCCAGAGGGTCCCGATCCAGAATTGTACTTCACAGGTATATAGACTTACTGGTCTAACTTCCTACACTACCATGGACACCCTTCCTAATAAAACTCAAAGATTCAGCTTCTGTGACTCAAGCCTATTCCCCTTCACCTCTGGTTCTCTCTTCCTCAGTTCTAGACTCCTTCACATTCAACTCAGAAAACTGAAGAATTAGAAGggttttattattatcatcatcattactaaAAACATTTGTAGCACTGGCATGGGTCAGAGGAAAGATACTTATAGGGAGTGGACAATCCAGGATTCCCAACTGACTCCAAAGACTGAGAGTAGCCCAGGCCTTCCCCAAGTGGGTCTCGACTGGTTTCCAGTGTAGAAAGGCCAGGCAGGCCGCTTGGACATCCCTGGAACATGCCTGAACATGCAGCACAGACTGCAGGGGGCAGAGGCTACTGCACGCCTGGAAAGGAATCTGAGGAGGGGCCATTGCTGAGGTCAATGTCTGAATCTTCACCCTGGGGGCTCCTTGGGGTCCAGGAGCCATAGGTGGGGTTCCAAATGTTCTGAGGTTGAAGGCATCTGGATGTGAGGGTCTTGAGGCCAGAGGGCAGCTGAGAGCCAAGAAGGCCTCCTCCCCGGCTTTTCAAGTTCTGGGAACTCAGTTCCAGGGTCTTTGGCGATCTAAGACCTTCCAGTGACCTGTTCCCCGGCCCAGagaccccttcctcctccacaaTGGGCCCTGGTTCCATGGGCAAGGGCGAGTTCAGCACATCAGGGTCCTGAAATGGGAGAGTTGGGAACAGGGAACCACATGGCCATTTTATGGCTTTCTTCCTGCCCTACAGAACCAGGGTAGTTAGAGGGGATCAAAGGGATATTGAGGAGCTGGGGGTCGGGTGGGGGCACACCTGAGTGCAGTATTGAATGCGCTCCAAGATGCTGGCAAAGTCAGGGCGGAGCTCAGGTTGAAGCTGCCAGCACTGGGTCATGATTCGGTACCTAGGGAGAGGCAGGAGTTGATCTCTCCCAAAACCTTTTAATAACTCCCTCCCTGGGCGACATTGTTAACTCACACTGGCCCAGGACAGTTCCTAGGAGGGTCCATCCTGTTCCCTGTGGCAATGAAGTCTAGAACCTCCTGGTTGGTGTGTCCAGGGTAGGGCATATAACCTAGTGAGAAGATCTCCCAGAGCAGGACCCCAAACGACCTATATCAGGTGGAAGGAACAAACAAGCCCCATCATATGTAGCGTCCCCTGCTGTCACATGAGGTGGCATGAAGGGATAGGATTAGCTTCAGGGCAGAAGAGGGGAGCACAGCAGGGGACGTGCTATTACCAGGAGTCCGTCTTGGATGTGAAAAGGCCCTCCAGGAGAGCTTCTGGGGGCATCCACTTGACTGGGAGCAAGGTCCGGCCCCCCTTGCGATAATAACTGGCCCTGTGTGAAGAGAAAGTGATGAGTTTTTCGGTGCTGTCAAGCCAGCCTCCTTGAAGGAGCAGCTTTCCCAGCTCCCCAGTCCCTGCTCACTGGTAGATATCTCTTGCCATTCCAAAGTCTCCAATCTTGGCCACTCGGCTGTCTCCACGGCAGCTAAGCAGACAGTTACGGGCAGCAATGTCTCTGTGGAACAGACTAAATAATCATGCCAGCACACCGGTGCTCTGGCTTGTTCTGATTCACTTCTTCAAAGGTTGTGTACAGAGAGGGATGCTCTGAGGGGACAAGTGGGCCAAGGGTCTCCAGAGTCAAGATTGTTTCTAACCTGTGGATAAAGTGATTTTCCTCCAAGTAGTGGCAGCCCTGAGCTATATCCTGGGCCAACTGTAATAGGTCCTGCATGGTCAGAGGTGACAGCTGTCCCTGAGTTGGGCAGAAGGTACATCAGTTCATCCAGATCGTAGAACAAATGGTCAGGATTTTAGAAGGTCTGGGGAGCCCAGAGAAGGGCCTTACCGGCTGTGGTCTGCTATGCCTCAGAAAGCTCTTCATGTCCCCACCAGACATCAGCTCCAGCAGAATGAGGCGAGGGGCAGCCTGGAAGCTGAGCCCCACACAGCGTACAATATTCTGATGGCTGAACTTGCTGAGTGGAAATGGTGCATATACCCCGTCACCCGTGGGGGGATAAGCACGTCCTAGATCCAATTAAAGTGCAGAAAACCTCTGTGCCCTAATGCTGCCTCCCACCACACCCTCCTGCTGCCCTCGGGTGCACCTGATGATGAGAGCCTCCATGAGAAAGTCCAGCTCATCCTGACGGGAGCAGAGCTCCGGCAGAGTCTGGGAGGGAAAGCAGAGCACTCCTGAGCTTTGACTGGTGCTTTAGGAGGTGATTAACGAAGGCTGTAGCACAGCCCATCCTTCCATAGGCCTACCCCAAGCGGAAGCCCTATCCCTTCTCACCTTGATAGCCACCGGAAGAGGGCTGGAGTCCCCAGGTAGACCAATCACTAGTCCCTCATACACTTCCCCAAAGGCACCATGGCCAAGGGCTCTGTAAGAGAAAAAgttggaagggaggggagggcataGACAGACATGGTCTATGTAGGAGGCCATGCCCctttgtctctctggttctcaCCCCATAAGCCCAGATGACCTTCTCTGAGCTCTCTCTGGGCCAGGGATGCTCTCAGACACAAGCTAATGCTGACACACAGAGCTGGGGCAGAAGAGAGGGCCAGTGTCAGGGTCCTAATGTAGGATAAGGCCTCTCCTTGTGTTAATGTAGACCCTTCTGGGAGAAAGGCAAGCTGTGGGTTCCAGAACAGTCATATTCCCAGGTCTCTGCACCCCAGAAGTGGTGCAAAAGCTGACCCTCTACATGTTACTTTGCCTTTTGGAACTTCCTCTGCACGGGGGATTTGAGTTAGATGCTCTCTGGGATTCATCATACATCAcaacaggaggaaggatggggaaagGGACAGGGGTCGGGGTGCATACCATTGCAGGAGGTGGTCGGGGACTCACCTGAGTAGAGTGACATTGGCTGGGGAAACCTCAGTGAGCCCTCGGGGCAGAGGCCAGGCCTGGGCAGGGCTGAGCCCCACCTGACAGTAATACGGGTTGGGTGCTGTCCTGGTGGCAGAGGTTCGAAGCTTACTCAGCTCAAGCTCAGGGCCTGGCAGCCTGGTTCCCCGCAGGCTCTGACATTTCTTCTGGTTCACTGCGGATGAGAAGAGAAGTCTACCATTTACCTGCCCATCAGGTCCATGCTGCTGTCCCAGAACACCTTTCCAAAAGTCCGGCACT
The DNA window shown above is from Rattus rattus isolate New Zealand chromosome 5, Rrattus_CSIRO_v1, whole genome shotgun sequence and carries:
- the Itpka gene encoding inositol-trisphosphate 3-kinase A, which codes for MTLPGHPTGMARPRGAGPCSPGLERAPRRSVGELRLLFEARCAAVAAAAAAGEPRARGAKRRGGQVPNGLPRAAPAPVIPQLTVTSEEDVAPASPGPPDREGNWLPAAGSHLQQPRRLSTSSLSSTGSSSLLEDSEDDLLSDSESRSRGNVQLETSEDVGQKSHWQKIRTMVNLPVMSPFKKRYSWVQLAGHTGSFKAAGTSGLILKRSSEPEHYCLVRLMADVLRGCVPAFHGVVERDGESYLQLQDLLDGFDGPCVLDCKMGVRTYLEEELTKARERPKLRKDMYKKMLAVDPEAPTEEEHAQRAVTKPRYMQWREGISSSTTLGFRIEGIKKADGSCSTDFKTTRSREQVTRVFEEFMQGDAEVLKRYLNRLQQIRDTLEISDFFRRHEVIGSSLLFVHDHCHRAGVWLIDFGKTTPLPDGQILDHRRPWEEGNREDGYLLGLDNLIGILANLAER
- the Ltk gene encoding leukocyte tyrosine kinase receptor translates to MGYSHQLLLCLGAAGIILCSNSEFQAPFLTPSPLPVLVLNSQEEKIIPTPSRLKPASLPNPLGKRGPWVFNTCGASGRRGPTQTQCDRAYTGSSVMVTVGAAGPLKGVQLWRAPDTGQYLISAYGAAGGKGARNHLSRAHGIFLSAVFFLSRGEPVYILVGQQGQDACPGGSPESQLVCLGESGEHETTDGTERVPGWRRWAGGGGGGGGATYIFRLRAGKPEPLLVAAGGGGRSYRRRPERGWTQAAPERLETRAAAPGSGGRGGAAGGGGGWTSRAPSPQAGRSPREGAEGGEGCAEAWAALRWAAEGGFGGGGGACAAGGGGGGYRGGDTSESDLLWADGEDGISFVHPSGELYLQPLAVTEGDGEVEIRRHPNCSHCSFKDCQWQAEPWRAECICPEGMELAVDNITCTGLPTTTSPLIMMGAVVTALTLSLLMMCGVLILVNQKKCQSLRGTRLPGPELELSKLRTSATRTAPNPYYCQVGLSPAQAWPLPRGLTEVSPANVTLLRALGHGAFGEVYEGLVIGLPGDSSPLPVAIKTLPELCSRQDELDFLMEALIISKFSHQNIVRCVGLSFQAAPRLILLELMSGGDMKSFLRHSRPQPGQLSPLTMQDLLQLAQDIAQGCHYLEENHFIHRDIAARNCLLSCRGDSRVAKIGDFGMARDIYQASYYRKGGRTLLPVKWMPPEALLEGLFTSKTDSWSFGVLLWEIFSLGYMPYPGHTNQEVLDFIATGNRMDPPRNCPGPVYRIMTQCWQLQPELRPDFASILERIQYCTQDPDVLNSPLPMEPGPIVEEEGVSGPGNRSLEGLRSPKTLELSSQNLKSRGGGLLGSQLPSGLKTLTSRCLQPQNIWNPTYGSWTPRSPQGEDSDIDLSNGPSSDSFPGVQ